In Leptospira barantonii, the DNA window ATTGGCGCGATTGAGAGAAGGATCATACAAAGGATCCATCGCGGTCATAGTGACTCTCTGTCTCGCATAATGCTTGTTATCCGCATTGGAAATATTATGACCTGTCGTTTGAAGCGCTTGTTGGTGCGCGGTTAAACCCCGCTTTCCGATTTCAAGTCCTGAAAATGTGGATCCCATGGCTTCCTCCTATTTCGAAATATTCGATCTGCTTACGCCGAAGCGTTCAGCATCAAAGCCTGTCTTTTGGCTTGTTTGCGTTCCGGATTTTTTCCCGATCCGTACGTGCTAACGTCGGATTCCATCGCTTTTTCTTTCATGACGTCGATCGTTCTGGAAAGAATTTCCTGACGAGTCAGAATCAGTTTTTCGTTGGATTTGATTTTTTCTTTTAAACGATGAAGAACCGCTTTGAGGGAGGATCCGAATTCTTTTAAACGGAAATTGGATTCTCTATCGAGTTGATTTAAAAAATCGGATAAGGTCGGCGCTCCGTTCTCCGGGAGAGCGAAATTTTTAGAACGATATACTTCTTCGATCGATTTCATGCGAACTCTTTCGATCTCAGCGGCCATAACGAGCAACTCGTATGTCTTTTTAGTAATCGTTTCGAGAGACTTTCCGTCGGCTTGAACGACAGCCGCCGATTTTTGAGTCTCCAATTCCAGGACGTTAGAATAAAGATTGATCTCGTCCTGAAAAAGTTTCGTAAGTTGCTCCAACCATTCCTCTTGTTTCATTTGTTTTATCCGATCCCTGCTATCAAGAATCGGTAAAATCGGAAATTTGCTTAGGTAATTTTCGAAGAAAAAGACGAATCTCCAGGCGGTCGTTCATAAGACATAAGCAAGTTCGGGAATTCGAG includes these proteins:
- a CDS encoding flagellar protein FlgN, with the protein product MKQEEWLEQLTKLFQDEINLYSNVLELETQKSAAVVQADGKSLETITKKTYELLVMAAEIERVRMKSIEEVYRSKNFALPENGAPTLSDFLNQLDRESNFRLKEFGSSLKAVLHRLKEKIKSNEKLILTRQEILSRTIDVMKEKAMESDVSTYGSGKNPERKQAKRQALMLNASA